The genomic DNA GTACTTGCATGGGTTACCTCTTTTGATCATCAACATATGATTATTTCCTCTTTTTGGGTAACTTCTAACCAAATTTCCTTTCACAATATTTGCCTCAGGCCCGCGGCACAGGATTGAACTCAGAGACGTACAACcattcatatatattgcacTCATTCTAATAGGTGAAGGGGATCAACATTCTTAACATTGAATTTACATATTCATTAGAATTTTACGTTTGATGCTGACGCACCACCTTTTCAATGGTTATATAGGTAGTGTAGGTATTGGAGCGTGCCTTGTTTCCTCGTGTTGGCTTTGCAGTGCAATTAAAAGGAGAAGGAAGGtcaagaaaagagagaacttCTTCAAGCGAAGGCTGCGAAATGGAGGTCCCGTGTTGAAGCAACAATTATCTTCACCCAGCGAAAACATGGAGAGGAGCAAATTGTTCAAGTCAGTGGAGCTGGCCAAGGCTACAAACCAATTCAACGAGGACCGCGTACTCGGTCGGGGAGGCCAGGGAACTGTTTACAAGGGAATGCTAGCCAACGGAAGCATTGTTGCAGTGAAGAAATCTAAAGTTATAGATGATGACTACATCGAACAGTTCATAAATGAAGTCATCATCCTCTCGCAAATAAATCACAGGAACGTGGTTAAACTGTTGGGATGTTGCCTCGATACAGAAGCTCCTCTTCTGGTATATGAATTTGTCCCCAGTGGAACTCTCTACGATTATCTCCATGATCCAAATGCAGAGTTCCCAATTTCGTGGGGCTTGCGCCTTCGAATTGCTAGTGAAGTTGCAGGAGCTCTTTCCTATCTGCACTCTGCTGCAACTGTGCCCATCTACCATCGCGACGTAAAAACCAGGAACATACTCTTGGATGAGAAATATCAGGCCAAACTAGCAGATTTTGGGACGTCAATCTCAGTTGGCCTGGACCAGACGCATGTTTCCACATTGGTACGGGGAACCTTCGGGTACTTGGATCCAGAGTACTTCCAGTCGAGCCAATATACTGATAAGAGTGACGTTTATAGCTTTGGAGTTGTCCTTGTTGAGCTATTAACTGGACAAAAGCCTATCTTGTCACCGAGGGCACTCGAGCGAAGAAGTTTAGCTACCAATTTCATCCTCTCGACGCAACACGGTAACCTGTCTGATATTCTTGATAAACAAGTGTTGGAGCAAGCTCCTAAGGAAGAGGTTGTAGCCGTTGCCAACCTTGCCAGAAGATGTTTAAACTCGTTTGGAAGTCAAAGACCTACAATGAAAGAAGTAGCAGTGCAGTTGGAGGGCATAAGGAAGGTGTCACATCCCCTCAAAATGAAGCAAACTGAAAATGCCGTGGAGTTTGTCTCGTCTGATCGAGCAATGGGGAGCAGCGGCGGTGTTTTCACATCAGCATGCTTCGAGCTAATTGCCACTGACACTTCAATGACATCGGATGTTCACCCTCTGAGATATGGCGAAACATGGTGAATGAGTGCAAAAGGGTGCTGTGTTATTCTCCATATGTTTTTGCGACAGTCGATATTTAATATGGTGTGCACTTGCGACTCAATTTATGGTGAATTTAGCAAATCAGGGAAATCCTAGGGTGCGATTATTTGTTTTCTAAATGCCAGGTCATGAATAAAGAACTGCTTCTACTCTCCAACCttatagttaattaatttGCTTTAATCTCTCCGAGAAAGTGTGAACCGGAATAGCTCGAAGGCTAGACAAGA from Punica granatum isolate Tunisia-2019 chromosome 2, ASM765513v2, whole genome shotgun sequence includes the following:
- the LOC116195133 gene encoding wall-associated receptor kinase-like 1, with product MITVSFPVIYSRDCSKNQTHESVMLEGSSFMIAQDRNIFAAVGCSDVALIENTKSAVVGCKLSECSSRTNGTSISPNSDCSGLGCCQTTTMFGLQSFNEGYVPAVLQWGVANTTHFGINLLGHTSRENHYSCSNISMSDNDPIMPFMQCSCDYGYAGNAYLDNGCQGPRHRIELRDVQPFIYIALILIGSVGIGACLVSSCWLCSAIKRRRKVKKRENFFKRRLRNGGPVLKQQLSSPSENMERSKLFKSVELAKATNQFNEDRVLGRGGQGTVYKGMLANGSIVAVKKSKVIDDDYIEQFINEVIILSQINHRNVVKLLGCCLDTEAPLLVYEFVPSGTLYDYLHDPNAEFPISWGLRLRIASEVAGALSYLHSAATVPIYHRDVKTRNILLDEKYQAKLADFGTSISVGLDQTHVSTLVRGTFGYLDPEYFQSSQYTDKSDVYSFGVVLVELLTGQKPILSPRALERRSLATNFILSTQHGNLSDILDKQVLEQAPKEEVVAVANLARRCLNSFGSQRPTMKEVAVQLEGIRKVSHPLKMKQTENAVEFVSSDRAMGSSGGVFTSACFELIATDTSMTSDVHPLRYGETW